The Sulfolobus islandicus Y.N.15.51 sequence TTATCTTAACTGGGATAACTACCCATCTAACCTTGCCTTGAAAATAATGATAGGCCTTTATTGCAGCATCTGTACCATGTCCCTCAGCTTCCGGAGCGAATGTGTAGACTATTATTCCAGAAATTAATCCTCCAATTGCAGTAGATATGGGTATAAGAAGATAATTTCCAGGATGAAAGATGAAATTTAATGTTCCTCCCTCGCCAAGCGGTCTAGGATAACTCATTCCAATAAAATGAAACAGAAATATATCTTCGAACAAGTGTAATAACAAATAAAATGTAGTCGCAGCCAATCCTGCTACAACACCTAAAAATATTCCAAGGATGAACCACTTCTCGAAATAAGGTAATGAGGATAAGTTCATACAATGGTATAGAAGGGATACGAACTAAAAAATTTGTCTAAGTATGGAATGAGTACCATTATTCTCAATCTACGTTTTTTAAGTCTATAATTACATTCAATCCTAAGTAAAGTTTTTTAATATCTTACAAACAGATTTATATGATACCATATGGAACAAGAAATTACAGAGAATATTAAAGAAATAGAGGAAAAGGTAGATTATAATATAAGACTTTACAAGGAGATTTATAGGGAAAGTATAGAAAATCCAAGTAAATTCTGGAGTAAACTAGCTGAGGAATTGATTGACTGGTTTGAGCCCTGGAAAGAAACCTTTACGCAAGAAATTCTTACAAAGTGGTTCGTCGGGGGAAAATTGAATGCTAGCTATAATGCAATCGATAGACATTTGAACAGTAGTAAGAAGTTTAAGGCTGCGATAATTTGGGAATCCGAAAAGGGTGAGAGAAAAGTACTTATTTATCAAGATTTATTTTACGAGGTAAATAGATGGGCCAATGCGTTAAAGCAATTAGGTGTACAAAAAGGTGATAGGGTTACAATTTACATGCCTTTAACCCCAGAAGGAGTTATATCAATGTTAGCTTGTGCGAGAATAGGTGCAATTCACAGTGTAGTCTTTGCAGGTTTTGGTTCACAAGCATTAGCTGATAGAATTGCGGATGCCCAATCGAAGGTTGTAATTACTGCAGATGGGTATTATAGAAAAGGTAGGCTGGTAGAGCTTAAGAAGACTGTTGATGGGGCACTATCAAAATTACAGAATAATCCAGTAAAGAATGTTATAGTATTTAGGAGAAGTGGAACAGAAACACCATTTAAAGAAGGAAGAGATATATATTTCGATGAAATAGGGAAGTACAGATATGTTGAACCAGAACCAGTAGATGCTAGTCATCCGTTATTTATCCTTTATACTTCTGGAACTACAGGGAAACCTAAGGGTATAGTTCATTCCACTGGTGGATATTTGGTAGGTACTGCAGCCATGTTGTTATGGAGTTATGGGTTAAGTCAAGAAAACGACGTGTTATTCAATACTTCAGATATTGGATGGATTGTAGGACATTCATACATTACTTACTCACCGCTCGTGATGGGTAGAAGTGTGATAATATATGAGAGTGTACCCGATTACCCATATCCCGATAAATGGGCTGAGCTAATTGAGAAATATAAGGCTACTACTTTTGGTACTTCTGCGACGTTCTTAAGGTATTTAATGAAGTATGGTGAAGAGTACATTAAAGCTCATGATTTATCCTCACTTAGAATAATGGTGACAAACGGGGAACCCCTAAACTATGCTCCATGGAAATATGGGTTAGAAGTAATAGGTAAGGGTAAGGTGTTCATGTCACACCAATGGTGGCAAACCGAAACTGGAGCGCCAAATCTTGGTTACATGCCAGGATATCCAATCTTCTTAACAATGAAGTCTGGACCCGCATCTGGATTCCCATTGCCAGGAAATAAAATAAAGGTAGTTGATGAAAACGGAAATCTTGTCAAGCCTAGAGAGAGAGGTTACTTAATAATGGAACCACCATTCCCACCATCAATGATGATAGGTATGTGGAATGATGAGGACAATGAGAGAATTATAAAGACTTACTTCAGTAAGTTCCCCAATGTGTACTATACTGGAGACTTTGCCATGATAGATGAAGATGGGTATGTATGGGTATCTGGAAGGGCAGATGAGACGTTAAAAATAGCTGGACACAGAATAGGAGCTGGTGAAGTAGAGTCAGCAATAACTTCACACCCAGCAGTAGCTGAAGCAGCTGTAATAGGTATTCCAGATCCCGTAAAAGGAGAGACCGCTCACGCATTCGTTGTATTAAAGCAAGGATATCATCCCGGCAATGAATTGGCTAAGAGCATAAACGAACATGTAAAGAAGGTTATGGGACCAATTGTAATATTAGAGGTACATTTTGTTAACGCGTTGCCTAAAACTAGGTCTGGTAAGGTAATGAGAAGAGTGATAAAAGCAGTTATGATGGGCTCTGCTGTGGGAGATATCTCTACATTAGAAGATGAAGCTTCAATGGAAGAAATTAAAAAAGCTATAGAAGCGTTAAGGAGTCAGTTAAACCCATGAAATTATTGTCTTTATTTCTCCTCTAGGTTTTGTATATAATATTTCTGAGGCCTCCTCCGGCTTAACTACTCTAGTTATCATTTTATTTAATACATTTGGATATCTATATTTCCAGATTGTAAGGTAATTTACACCCTCTTCGAAGTCCCTCTTACTAGCGTTAACGCTCCCAAACAATAAAACGTTATTTTCAACAAGATATGTTATTAAATCAGCATTTACCTCAAACTTCTCTCCACCAGTAGTGCCGAACAATATAACAGCTGAGTTTTTGTTTAACTTATTCATTAAAGGAATAAATGCTGATGGATATCCAGAAGTGTCAATAAGTACATCTATTACATAAGGTAATTGACCCTTAGTAGTGTTTATAAATTTAGCGTTAATCTTCTCTATAATCTCAGCCTCAGTGGGAAAAGGATCTCTCTTATTTAAAACGAATGTGTTAAAACCTTGAACGGAGAATATTAGCGAAAAAAGGAGACCTATTGGCCCAGATCCCACTACTGCAACGTTTTTACAACCATAACTGCCATCCTTACACCACCATATCATTCTCCTTTGCGTTAACATTAGCTCATTATAAGCCTTTACTACATTGGAAAGAGGTTCGAGCAAAACTGCGATATCAACTATTTCATACGGTATTCTAACTAAATAACTTGTATTATCTATATAAAATTCTCTCATAAAGCCATCTAATCCTCTTATGCCAGCTTCCACGAATTCACCTGTTTCACAAAAATCTTGCCTTCCGGCTAGGCAATTGGAACACTTTCCGCATCCCCTTCTAACAATCGAAACAACATAATCCCCTTTACTTAAACCTTGTACATTGGATCCCTTATCGATTACTTGACCTAGATTTTCATGTCCTAATACTAGACTGTTTTTCCCTGTGGGTGGACGTGAGAATTTAAGTAAGCCAGAAACAATACCACGATCAGTTCCGCAAATACCATTTGCTATTGTCTTAATTAAAACTTCATTTCCATTTAATGATCGATCTATATCACTTATCTCTTTAACTTCTACTCCTTTATTAGGTGGATGAACAACTAATGCCTTCATAGAAATATAGCTACAGCTAGATTTTTAAATCTAAGAGAGCATCTATGAATCTTTCAATTATCTAAAATATACGTTCGGTTATCTTACGTATAAAACTGTAAGCATCCAATATTTATCATGACGTTATAACTGAAAGCCTTGATAAGGAAAGTCATCAATTTTTTCCTAATACTTTATTAAAATTTAGTTTTTATTAATAATTAAATCTAAATATCTAACCTTTCCTGCGTTGAGGGTTTTCCATCATCTATCTGGGTTTAATATCTAAGGACCATTTATTTCATCTTGAGATTTTCCACCAAATTCATCATACACACATATTTATAAAGTAAAGGTAACAAATAATAAATGTGAATATAGAGACTTTAATGATAAGAAATCCACCAATATTATCCAAAGAAGATAGATTAGGTTTAGCGTTTAAGAGAATAAATGAGGGAGGTATCGGTAGAATAATTATAGCAAATGAAAAAATAGAAGGACTGTTAACCACTAGAGACCTCCTATCTACCGTAGAATCGTATTGCAAAGATAATTGTAGCCAAGGTGATCTCTATCGTATTTCTACTACTCCAGTAATAGATTATATGACCCCTAATCCCGTTACAGTTTACAATACTACCGATGAGTTTACTGCATTAAACATAATGGTTACAAGGAATTTTGGATCATTGCCAGTTGTTGATATAAACGATAAACCAGTAGGAATAATAACAGAGAGAGAATTTTTACTACTCTACAAGGATCTGGATGAGATCTTTCCCGTAAAGGTTTTCATGTCAACTAAGGTTAGAACTATTTATAAGGATGTGAGATTGGATCAAGCAGTTAGATTGATGTTAAGAAGGGGATTTAGGAGATTGCCAGTCATTGATGATGATAACAAGGTAGTTGGAATAATAACTGTAGTTAATGCTATTAGACAGTTAGCTAAAGCAGTGGATAAATTAGATCCAGATTACTTCTATAATAAGGCAGTGAAGGACGTTATGGTCACAAACTTAGTGACTATTGATGAGCTAGCTTCAGTGAATAGGGCAGCCGCAGAGATGATTGTAAAGAGAATAGGCTCGCTGCTTATACTGAACAAGGATAATACTATAAAAGGTATAATTACTGAGAGGGATTTGTTAATAGCTGTACATCATATTCTAGTTATGGAGAAATTTAAGGAAAAACTTTAAACTATTTTCGATTTAGTAATCCACATGAAGGAAATAGTTTTCACGGATAAAGCTCCTAGGCCAATAGGTCCATATTCTCAAGGAGTAAAAGTAGGAGACGTGCTTTACGTATCTGGACAAATCCCAGTAGATCCTAATACAAATGAAATAGTAGGTAAAAATATAGAAGAGCAGACAATTAGAGTTATCGAAAACATAAAAGCTATTCTAGAATCAGCTGGTTATATGCTAGATGACGTTGTAATGTCATTTGTATATCTAAAAGATATAAAGGATTTCCAAAGATTCAATGAAGTTTACTCAAAATATTTCAGTAAAAGTCCTCCCGCTAGAGTTACTATAGAAGTTTCAAGATTACCAAGAGACGCATTAATAGAGATAAGTGTTATAGCTCAGAAGGGTTAAGAAAAAATCTTTTTCAATAGCTTTTCTACATGTGGGCACTCTAGATCGAATAGATTATGATTCCCGTGTTCAACGCAGCTTGCTTGGATTGGTTTACCTTCTAATAGAACAACGCTAGCTTCGTCGTCCTCCCATATCGTATATGCTAGTCCTTCGAACACTTTCCTAGCCATTGGCTCTATCATTCTTTTTCACCGACTCTTTTATTTTATATAACTGTCATCAATAGCTTATAAGCTTTTCTGCTTCACTGTTCGAATTATTAATGTCTATGTTATAATCTTCAATCAAAATTTCTTCCAGTTTCCTGTTTATCTCTAACATACCAACTTCGCCCTTTAGCCCACTCATTATAAGGTCCTTAAATTCCACTGGTACATAATCAAGTCTTGGTGCTGCTTTATGAAAATCGTCCAAGGCTTGTTTTCTTTTCTCTGGATTCTTTACTGCTTCCTCAATTTCATTTTCTAACCATTCTGGGTATGGAAAGTTATTGGTTAGAGATACGTAAAGGGATACTGTAAACGAGTAAACGTCGAACATAGTTTCGGCTTTATTCCCGAATCTCTGTAAGGGATGGGCATAATAGGGAGTATAATGCATTACTGGAGTACCTATTTTTACCGATGAACCTAGATCAGATAGTTTAGGTACAACTTCAAAATTAAGTAAAGAATTTAGCGCATCTTCTCCGTACCTAGGTAGCTTCTTATTGAACAGAATATTAGATGGTTTTATGTCACAATGCGTATACCCTTCCTTATGAACTTCGATAACGGCTTTTGCGAGTTTAGAGAACACGAATGCAACTACTTGAGGCCACTTGACGGAATGACGTAATGCAGAATACTCTTGATCGACTAAGACTGACCTTAAGTCACCCCCTTCCATATATTCCATTATTATTGCGGGTGGAGAACTAAAGTAATCTGTCCAATTCTCATCTAGAAAACTAGCAAATATTTTAACTAAGTATTCAGATCTCTTCGAGATTTCTTGCATTTTAGCAACTTCATAAAGCATTTCTATAAAAGTATATTCCTTCTTCATCACTTTCATAGCATACTTCCTACCATTCCTCTCAACTAATAATACATAACCCATACCACCATTTCCCAACAATTGTTTTACTTCGTATCCATAGAGCACATAACCTAACCAAGCTGCAGCATCAAAGGGCTCTGGTACGTAAAGCTTATACGATCTAATCTTCATACACGCATCAATTATCCCTTCCCTACACGCATAGAGGAACTCTCTTTCAGCTTGAGATGGGGCATTTAAACCCTCTAAAGCTAATCCTTTTATGTATGCGGAACCGGCATTCCGCTTAACCCTTTCCGCCTTCTCAATAACCTCTAATGCCTCCTTATATTTCTCACTACTTATAAGAGACCATGCGTATAGCAACAGATTATGGAACGTAGGTACTCTTTTAACAGCTTCCTCGAAGTATTTTACAGCATCATCAAACTTCCTCTTGTTAACGAAATACCAGCCTAATTCAATAAGTGGTGCGTCATACGTTGGTAACATCTTAACAGAGTCTATTAAGAGTTTCACGTTTCCCTCTTTCTTATACTCCTCAATAATTGAGTTTACCTTACCTCTGATCTTATTCTCCAACTCCCTATACTTCTCTTCAGACAGAAATGAGTAAATCTTTAAGGCCTCCAATTCCTCTCCTATTTTCTCCATACATTGAGCTACTGCTAAGGAAACCTCTGGGTCAGAAACTCTCAGTTCCTTATAATATTTTACTGCATCCTCACATTTCTCAAATTTGACTAAAGATAAAATAGAATGATTTACTATGCTAGGGTCATTCCTAAAATTGTCTAATGCATATAGTGCAACCCTATAGTCCCTTTCTATAGCTTCTATTATCTCAGTTTTAGAACCTAATGCTATAGGTATCCCATGTATAATCATGTATGGAAAGTTTAATTTAGGATTAGGGACATTTCCAAAATATGCGTATATAGTATTACCGTTTTCAAACAAATAGATATTCAAATTATCTATTTTTTCCTTCAATATTGCTTGTGTAACTACACTGAAGTCACTTACTCTCACCA is a genomic window containing:
- the acs gene encoding acetate--CoA ligase, with product MEQEITENIKEIEEKVDYNIRLYKEIYRESIENPSKFWSKLAEELIDWFEPWKETFTQEILTKWFVGGKLNASYNAIDRHLNSSKKFKAAIIWESEKGERKVLIYQDLFYEVNRWANALKQLGVQKGDRVTIYMPLTPEGVISMLACARIGAIHSVVFAGFGSQALADRIADAQSKVVITADGYYRKGRLVELKKTVDGALSKLQNNPVKNVIVFRRSGTETPFKEGRDIYFDEIGKYRYVEPEPVDASHPLFILYTSGTTGKPKGIVHSTGGYLVGTAAMLLWSYGLSQENDVLFNTSDIGWIVGHSYITYSPLVMGRSVIIYESVPDYPYPDKWAELIEKYKATTFGTSATFLRYLMKYGEEYIKAHDLSSLRIMVTNGEPLNYAPWKYGLEVIGKGKVFMSHQWWQTETGAPNLGYMPGYPIFLTMKSGPASGFPLPGNKIKVVDENGNLVKPRERGYLIMEPPFPPSMMIGMWNDEDNERIIKTYFSKFPNVYYTGDFAMIDEDGYVWVSGRADETLKIAGHRIGAGEVESAITSHPAVAEAAVIGIPDPVKGETAHAFVVLKQGYHPGNELAKSINEHVKKVMGPIVILEVHFVNALPKTRSGKVMRRVIKAVMMGSAVGDISTLEDEASMEEIKKAIEALRSQLNP
- a CDS encoding glucose 1-dehydrogenase translates to MKALVVHPPNKGVEVKEISDIDRSLNGNEVLIKTIANGICGTDRGIVSGLLKFSRPPTGKNSLVLGHENLGQVIDKGSNVQGLSKGDYVVSIVRRGCGKCSNCLAGRQDFCETGEFVEAGIRGLDGFMREFYIDNTSYLVRIPYEIVDIAVLLEPLSNVVKAYNELMLTQRRMIWWCKDGSYGCKNVAVVGSGPIGLLFSLIFSVQGFNTFVLNKRDPFPTEAEIIEKINAKFINTTKGQLPYVIDVLIDTSGYPSAFIPLMNKLNKNSAVILFGTTGGEKFEVNADLITYLVENNVLLFGSVNASKRDFEEGVNYLTIWKYRYPNVLNKMITRVVKPEEASEILYTKPRGEIKTIISWV
- a CDS encoding CBS domain-containing protein, with the translated sequence MNIETLMIRNPPILSKEDRLGLAFKRINEGGIGRIIIANEKIEGLLTTRDLLSTVESYCKDNCSQGDLYRISTTPVIDYMTPNPVTVYNTTDEFTALNIMVTRNFGSLPVVDINDKPVGIITEREFLLLYKDLDEIFPVKVFMSTKVRTIYKDVRLDQAVRLMLRRGFRRLPVIDDDNKVVGIITVVNAIRQLAKAVDKLDPDYFYNKAVKDVMVTNLVTIDELASVNRAAAEMIVKRIGSLLILNKDNTIKGIITERDLLIAVHHILVMEKFKEKL
- a CDS encoding RidA family protein — protein: MKEIVFTDKAPRPIGPYSQGVKVGDVLYVSGQIPVDPNTNEIVGKNIEEQTIRVIENIKAILESAGYMLDDVVMSFVYLKDIKDFQRFNEVYSKYFSKSPPARVTIEVSRLPRDALIEISVIAQKG
- a CDS encoding protein kinase domain-containing protein, which encodes MQLVLQLDDQKYLYVDGIIRPFDGKIKTRDDVIGYGVIYDAGKVKVLYDYKVVRVSDFSVVTQAILKEKIDNLNIYLFENGNTIYAYFGNVPNPKLNFPYMIIHGIPIALGSKTEIIEAIERDYRVALYALDNFRNDPSIVNHSILSLVKFEKCEDAVKYYKELRVSDPEVSLAVAQCMEKIGEELEALKIYSFLSEEKYRELENKIRGKVNSIIEEYKKEGNVKLLIDSVKMLPTYDAPLIELGWYFVNKRKFDDAVKYFEEAVKRVPTFHNLLLYAWSLISSEKYKEALEVIEKAERVKRNAGSAYIKGLALEGLNAPSQAEREFLYACREGIIDACMKIRSYKLYVPEPFDAAAWLGYVLYGYEVKQLLGNGGMGYVLLVERNGRKYAMKVMKKEYTFIEMLYEVAKMQEISKRSEYLVKIFASFLDENWTDYFSSPPAIIMEYMEGGDLRSVLVDQEYSALRHSVKWPQVVAFVFSKLAKAVIEVHKEGYTHCDIKPSNILFNKKLPRYGEDALNSLLNFEVVPKLSDLGSSVKIGTPVMHYTPYYAHPLQRFGNKAETMFDVYSFTVSLYVSLTNNFPYPEWLENEIEEAVKNPEKRKQALDDFHKAAPRLDYVPVEFKDLIMSGLKGEVGMLEINRKLEEILIEDYNIDINNSNSEAEKLISY